One genomic segment of Arthrobacter sp. JZ12 includes these proteins:
- a CDS encoding sulfite exporter TauE/SafE family protein yields MTIALFILVLGLILVGAVAQRIAGLGFALLVSPFLVLILGPHEGVLLINICGVVSSTLIVPRVWKDIDWSMFRWLTLPAFIGTVSGSFAAVNLPSAPLAVTVGAVVLVALTASLVMQRTSVVVTGNRAKAIAGVSAGLTNAMAGVGGPAVSAYALLSRWPQRPFAATLQPFFASTGAAAVLVKLLIDPGQVPPLATWMWVVIPITIVLGILAGEQLSRYIHDRHARFAVIVIAFLGAATAFTKGLMDLLG; encoded by the coding sequence GTGACAATTGCGCTTTTCATCCTGGTTCTGGGGCTCATTCTGGTGGGAGCCGTTGCCCAGAGGATCGCCGGGCTGGGATTTGCGCTGCTCGTTTCGCCCTTCCTGGTGTTGATCCTCGGTCCGCACGAAGGCGTATTGCTCATCAACATCTGCGGCGTGGTGTCCTCCACCCTGATCGTTCCCCGCGTGTGGAAGGACATTGACTGGAGCATGTTCCGCTGGCTCACGCTGCCGGCTTTCATCGGCACGGTCTCGGGGTCATTCGCTGCCGTCAACCTGCCCAGCGCGCCGCTCGCGGTGACGGTGGGCGCCGTCGTGCTTGTGGCCCTGACGGCATCGCTGGTCATGCAGCGGACATCGGTGGTCGTGACGGGTAACCGGGCAAAGGCCATTGCGGGCGTGTCTGCTGGCCTGACCAACGCCATGGCCGGCGTCGGCGGGCCTGCGGTGAGCGCCTACGCGTTGCTTTCGCGGTGGCCGCAACGTCCGTTCGCGGCCACACTGCAGCCGTTCTTCGCATCGACCGGAGCTGCGGCTGTGCTGGTCAAGCTGCTGATCGACCCCGGGCAGGTACCGCCCCTCGCTACCTGGATGTGGGTGGTCATACCCATCACCATCGTGTTGGGCATCCTCGCGGGGGAGCAGCTTTCCCGCTACATCCATGATCGGCACGCACGGTTTGCGGTGATCGTGATCGCATTCCTAGGTGCGGCGACGGCGTTCACCAAGGGCCTCATGGACCTGCTCGGCTGA
- a CDS encoding DUF6350 family protein produces MAARPTGGTMEEMKLAVKPRALPMPLWLQGAFELGQAALISALIALAPVAAVWLTGGIAGRDAPAVAQLGAQAWLVMHGVPLQIHRADGDSGMLWAVPLALALIPFLLAWRAGRRLARASYTDQLWQAFLGAFAVYTAVGVGAAHLADDGATSASLAAGASVPLIAAGFGMVIGAYREAGSWGRLIGVDLADWIAATSQHSRWAGSYVWSAIRAAFLAVIAALGLSALLLAVTLAIHWAAIATIYERLDAGIVGSAVVTLGQLGFLPNLVVWTLAWSSGAGFALGAGSSISPLATTAGPLPALPILGAVPSGTLEFGMAALALPVAAGLLAGWWFFREGENHLDEWLQLKVEARWFTAAASTLILGLFVGALAGLAAFLLAVISRATLSVGRFVDLGPDPLWTGVWIAVEVAVGVVVGYAAGPLLEREPRRG; encoded by the coding sequence ATGGCTGCTCGCCCCACCGGTGGCACCATGGAAGAGATGAAACTCGCCGTCAAGCCCCGAGCTTTGCCCATGCCGCTATGGCTGCAGGGCGCCTTCGAACTGGGGCAGGCTGCGCTCATCTCCGCCCTGATCGCCCTTGCGCCGGTGGCCGCGGTGTGGCTTACAGGCGGCATCGCCGGACGGGACGCGCCGGCAGTCGCGCAGCTTGGGGCGCAGGCCTGGCTGGTCATGCATGGTGTGCCGCTCCAGATCCACCGTGCCGACGGCGATTCCGGGATGCTCTGGGCGGTACCGTTGGCGCTTGCGCTGATTCCGTTTCTTCTGGCCTGGCGTGCCGGCCGAAGGCTCGCGCGCGCGTCCTACACTGACCAGCTGTGGCAGGCGTTCCTGGGAGCCTTCGCCGTGTACACGGCCGTCGGTGTCGGGGCTGCCCACCTGGCCGACGACGGCGCAACCTCGGCCTCGTTGGCGGCCGGTGCGTCCGTGCCGCTCATCGCGGCGGGATTCGGCATGGTGATCGGTGCGTACCGCGAGGCAGGCTCCTGGGGAAGGTTGATCGGCGTCGACCTGGCCGACTGGATCGCCGCAACCAGCCAGCATTCCAGGTGGGCCGGATCGTACGTCTGGTCTGCCATCCGCGCGGCGTTCCTCGCCGTCATCGCTGCCCTCGGGCTTTCCGCGCTTCTCCTGGCGGTCACGCTCGCCATACACTGGGCCGCCATCGCCACCATCTATGAGCGGCTCGACGCCGGAATCGTTGGCAGCGCCGTAGTGACCCTCGGCCAGCTCGGGTTCCTGCCCAACCTTGTTGTCTGGACCTTGGCGTGGTCCTCGGGGGCCGGCTTCGCCCTCGGCGCCGGCAGCTCCATCTCGCCGTTGGCGACCACGGCAGGGCCGCTTCCGGCCCTGCCGATCCTCGGCGCTGTGCCCTCAGGAACACTTGAATTCGGGATGGCCGCACTGGCATTGCCGGTGGCTGCCGGCCTACTCGCCGGCTGGTGGTTCTTCCGGGAAGGCGAGAACCACCTCGATGAGTGGCTGCAACTGAAGGTCGAAGCCCGCTGGTTCACCGCGGCAGCGTCCACGCTGATCCTCGGACTCTTCGTCGGCGCCCTGGCGGGACTGGCGGCGTTCCTGCTCGCTGTGATCTCGCGGGCGACGCTGTCTGTGGGACGGTTCGTGGACCTCGGGCCTGACCCGCTGTGGACGGGCGTCTGGATAGCAGTGGAAGTGGCTGTCGGCGTCGTCGTTGGCTATGCAGCGGGACCGCTGCTGGAGCGCGAGCCCCGCCGGGGGTAG
- a CDS encoding SRPBCC family protein: MVDVVTKAVIERPRAEVAAYAADPANAPEWYVNIDSAQWQSEPILREGSRIAFSAKFLGRALSYVYEVVDFVPLERLVMRTAEGPFPMQTTYNWEDSGPAATLMVLRNNGEPRGFSRLMAPLVGRSMGKANTADLRNLKKLLESR; this comes from the coding sequence ATGGTCGACGTCGTAACCAAGGCGGTCATCGAACGGCCCCGTGCGGAGGTTGCCGCCTATGCAGCAGACCCCGCCAACGCACCCGAGTGGTACGTGAATATCGACTCGGCCCAGTGGCAGTCCGAGCCAATCCTCCGCGAGGGTTCGCGGATTGCATTCTCGGCGAAGTTCCTTGGGCGCGCCCTCTCCTACGTCTATGAGGTTGTGGACTTCGTGCCGCTCGAGCGGCTGGTCATGCGCACGGCTGAAGGACCGTTTCCGATGCAGACCACCTACAACTGGGAGGATTCCGGTCCCGCTGCCACGCTGATGGTTCTGCGCAACAACGGCGAACCCAGAGGGTTTTCCCGCCTGATGGCTCCGCTGGTGGGACGGTCAATGGGCAAAGCCAACACTGCCGATCTACGGAACCTGAAGAAGCTTCTCGAGTCGCGCTGA
- the purN gene encoding phosphoribosylglycinamide formyltransferase, translated as MRIVVLVSGTGSNLQAVIDAVQAGDLPVEIAAVGADRPGTYGVERAAAAGIPTFVVDFKQYSSRADWNADLTERTAAFDPDYVISSGFMRIVNQQFLDRFPNRYLNTHPALLPSFPGAHGVRDALAYGVKVTGCTVMIADAGIDTGPILAQTAVPVLDGDTEETLHERIKVQERALLIETLRDLATQKASSGR; from the coding sequence ATGCGCATTGTTGTCCTTGTGTCCGGTACCGGCTCCAATCTTCAGGCAGTTATCGACGCCGTTCAGGCCGGTGACCTGCCGGTGGAGATTGCCGCCGTGGGAGCGGACAGGCCGGGCACCTACGGGGTTGAGCGGGCAGCGGCGGCCGGGATACCCACCTTCGTGGTCGACTTCAAGCAGTACAGCTCAAGGGCTGACTGGAACGCCGACCTGACTGAACGGACCGCGGCCTTCGATCCTGACTACGTGATCTCCTCCGGTTTCATGCGCATCGTCAACCAGCAGTTCCTCGACCGGTTCCCCAACCGCTACCTCAATACGCATCCTGCCCTGTTGCCGAGCTTCCCGGGTGCGCACGGTGTGCGTGACGCCCTGGCCTACGGAGTTAAGGTCACCGGCTGCACGGTCATGATCGCTGACGCCGGCATCGACACCGGCCCCATCCTGGCGCAGACAGCCGTACCTGTTCTGGACGGTGACACCGAGGAAACCCTTCACGAGCGCATCAAGGTTCAGGAACGCGCCCTGCTCATCGAAACGCTCCGTGACCTCGCGACCCAGAAAGCATCGAGCGGGCGCTGA
- a CDS encoding alpha-amylase family glycosyl hydrolase, with product MLVPNAAAITLVTLLAATGSTLPAHAKPTTTEHAGTAEALQSLRAPVTDENFYFVMADRFENGTQANDDGGLGPQPEVSGFDPTRKGFYNGGDLKGLLDKLDYIEGLGTTSIWLTPSFKNKAVQPEDNSAGYHGYWITDFTQIDPHLGTNEELKALIDAAHERGMKVYFDIITNHTADVIGYEEGARMPYVSKDEEPYRTAEGVPFDDRDVAGSDAFPELDAARSFPYTPVLEAGEEDLKVPGWLNDPRLYHNRGDTTFAGEDAYYGDFFGLDDLFTEHPVVVDGMKEIYQTWIADFGVDGFRIDTMKHVNDEFWQEFGPDVLQFAREQGKDEFFMFGEVFDTNKDFTSQYTTRNSMQAVLDFPFQEAARGFASRSADAGQLQDFFLGDDWYTDADSNAYSLPTFLGNHDMGRIGGFITADNPGAGEDELLARDQLAHELMYFSRGNPVVYYGDEQGFTGPGGDQDARQTLFASQVPDYLDDDLLGTEATHAQDNFNPDHPLYRTIGSLAEITAKHPALRNGAHQHRYAADGAGIYAFSRIDTERQREYVVALNNSEAAQTAEIPTYIPSRTFKSIYGKGQDRVKSAADGTVTVTVPPLSAVVFEGAGRIPASKAAPAVALSTPQPADGDNGRMLVEANVTGSSFYQVSFEARTAGGEWEPIGTDDNAPYRVFHDVAALDPGTPLEYRAVVLDNRGNTAGSEVVEASAPKPLIMLQAPEENARVRDSVELVAVADPEKASNLVSFERSVDGGAWEAIGSDDSSPAYTVTDDISGLPDDTVLQYRALLGESVSNVRTVSVGNPEVIQPGAVSVPGAFNSEIGCAAGDWQPACDQAQLSLGEDGLWRLTMDIPAGTYEYKVAINRSWDENYGVDGVRNGGNISLQHDDGGQVTFVYDHRTHVVTTE from the coding sequence ATGCTGGTCCCCAACGCCGCTGCCATCACCCTTGTCACCCTACTCGCCGCCACAGGCTCAACCCTTCCCGCTCACGCCAAACCAACCACGACGGAGCATGCCGGGACAGCAGAAGCGCTGCAGTCCCTTCGCGCGCCCGTCACCGACGAGAACTTCTACTTCGTCATGGCGGACCGTTTCGAAAACGGCACGCAAGCCAACGACGACGGCGGGCTGGGCCCGCAGCCGGAGGTTTCCGGCTTCGACCCCACCCGCAAGGGCTTCTACAACGGAGGCGACCTCAAGGGCCTGCTCGACAAGCTCGACTACATCGAGGGCCTCGGCACCACCTCCATCTGGTTGACGCCGAGCTTCAAGAACAAGGCGGTTCAGCCGGAGGACAACTCAGCCGGCTACCACGGGTACTGGATCACCGACTTCACCCAGATTGATCCCCACCTCGGAACCAATGAAGAGCTGAAGGCGCTCATCGATGCCGCGCACGAGCGCGGCATGAAGGTCTACTTCGACATCATCACCAACCACACCGCCGACGTTATCGGCTACGAGGAGGGTGCACGGATGCCGTACGTCTCCAAGGATGAGGAGCCGTACCGGACCGCTGAGGGCGTTCCGTTCGATGATCGCGATGTTGCGGGCAGCGATGCCTTCCCCGAACTGGATGCGGCCCGCTCCTTCCCCTACACGCCCGTGCTCGAAGCCGGCGAGGAGGACCTCAAGGTGCCGGGCTGGCTGAACGACCCGCGGCTTTACCACAACCGCGGCGACACAACCTTCGCAGGCGAAGACGCGTACTACGGGGACTTCTTCGGCCTCGACGACCTCTTCACCGAGCACCCCGTCGTGGTGGACGGGATGAAGGAGATTTACCAGACGTGGATCGCCGACTTCGGCGTGGACGGGTTCCGTATCGACACCATGAAGCACGTGAACGACGAGTTCTGGCAGGAATTCGGCCCGGACGTTCTGCAGTTCGCCCGCGAGCAGGGCAAGGACGAGTTCTTCATGTTCGGCGAAGTCTTCGACACCAACAAAGACTTCACTTCGCAGTACACCACCCGCAACTCCATGCAGGCCGTCCTCGACTTTCCCTTCCAGGAAGCCGCGCGCGGATTCGCCTCCCGAAGCGCCGATGCCGGACAACTGCAGGACTTTTTCCTGGGCGACGACTGGTACACCGACGCCGACTCCAACGCGTACAGCCTGCCCACCTTCCTCGGCAATCACGACATGGGCCGTATCGGAGGCTTCATCACTGCGGACAATCCCGGTGCGGGCGAGGACGAACTCCTCGCGCGCGACCAGCTGGCCCACGAGTTGATGTACTTCTCCCGGGGCAACCCGGTGGTCTACTACGGCGACGAGCAGGGCTTCACCGGCCCGGGCGGTGATCAGGACGCACGCCAGACCCTCTTCGCCAGCCAGGTTCCCGACTACCTCGACGATGATCTCCTGGGCACCGAAGCAACGCACGCCCAGGACAACTTCAACCCGGACCACCCGCTGTACCGAACAATCGGCTCCCTCGCCGAGATCACGGCGAAGCACCCCGCGCTGCGCAACGGAGCTCACCAGCACCGGTACGCCGCCGACGGCGCCGGCATCTACGCCTTCTCCCGCATCGATACTGAGCGCCAGCGGGAGTACGTCGTGGCGCTGAACAACAGCGAGGCTGCGCAGACGGCGGAAATTCCGACCTACATACCCTCCAGGACCTTCAAGTCCATATACGGAAAAGGCCAGGACCGGGTGAAGTCCGCCGCCGATGGGACCGTCACAGTGACGGTGCCGCCGCTGTCCGCCGTCGTCTTCGAGGGTGCAGGCCGGATCCCGGCCTCGAAAGCTGCCCCGGCAGTCGCTCTCTCTACACCGCAGCCGGCCGACGGCGACAACGGGCGCATGCTGGTCGAGGCAAACGTCACCGGTTCCTCCTTCTATCAGGTGTCCTTCGAGGCGCGCACCGCAGGCGGCGAGTGGGAGCCCATCGGCACGGACGACAACGCTCCCTACCGGGTGTTCCACGATGTCGCCGCGCTCGACCCGGGAACGCCGCTCGAATACCGGGCGGTGGTTCTCGACAACAGGGGTAACACGGCTGGCAGCGAGGTTGTCGAAGCGTCGGCACCAAAACCGCTCATCATGCTGCAGGCGCCGGAAGAGAACGCGAGGGTCCGGGATTCTGTGGAGCTCGTCGCGGTTGCTGATCCCGAGAAGGCCTCGAACTTGGTGTCCTTCGAACGAAGCGTGGACGGCGGCGCCTGGGAAGCCATCGGCTCGGATGATTCGTCCCCGGCCTACACCGTGACCGATGACATCAGCGGGCTCCCGGACGACACCGTCCTGCAGTACCGCGCGCTACTCGGGGAGTCAGTGTCGAACGTGAGGACCGTCAGCGTCGGGAATCCGGAAGTCATTCAGCCAGGCGCGGTTTCCGTACCGGGTGCCTTCAACTCCGAGATTGGATGTGCAGCCGGTGACTGGCAGCCGGCCTGTGACCAGGCGCAGCTGAGCCTCGGTGAGGACGGCCTGTGGCGGCTCACTATGGATATTCCAGCCGGCACCTACGAGTACAAAGTCGCTATCAACCGCTCGTGGGATGAGAACTACGGCGTCGACGGCGTCCGGAATGGCGGGAACATCTCCCTCCAGCACGACGACGGCGGGCAGGTCACCTTTGTCTATGACCACCGCACGCACGTGGTCACCACAGAATAG
- a CDS encoding MFS transporter, giving the protein MSTSTKLPTGDQVVQELPWRWRVQGKIFLIGGLGFMFDAWDVTLNGYLIPLLSEEWNLTPGQAAWVGTSNLIGMAVGAFAWGSIADIIGRKKAFTATLLIFSLFTVFGAFSGDLVWFCIFRFIAGFGLGGCIPVDYALVGEFTPRKHRGRVLTAMDAWWPIGAALCGVVSAILIAAFGDWRYLMLVMVLPALLVFWVRRSVPESPLYLVQRGRTNEAKAVIDHLIERTAGTVRRWRLPSSAETPRLTLGGLTGQFAALWRYSWRITLAAWGLFLSILLVYYGALTWMPQILIAAGYRQSVAFLTTAGMTGIGFLGVVAAALLVERVGRKWILAVSGPASAVVLVVFALSVDAPAAATAWLLIFGFTIQVAIPVLYTYVSELYPTELRGSGFGWASTISRVGAGLVPLIFGSLLWPLLGLPLTFAATGALVLIAVLWMAFNAPETRGVALKV; this is encoded by the coding sequence GTGAGTACCTCAACCAAACTTCCCACCGGTGACCAGGTGGTGCAGGAGCTGCCGTGGCGGTGGCGGGTGCAGGGCAAGATCTTCCTCATCGGTGGCCTGGGCTTCATGTTCGATGCCTGGGACGTCACCCTCAACGGTTACCTGATTCCCCTGCTCTCCGAGGAATGGAACCTGACGCCGGGGCAGGCCGCATGGGTGGGCACATCCAACCTCATCGGCATGGCCGTAGGCGCATTCGCGTGGGGTTCCATCGCGGACATCATCGGCCGCAAGAAGGCATTCACTGCGACCCTGCTGATCTTCTCGCTGTTCACTGTGTTCGGCGCATTCTCGGGCGACCTGGTCTGGTTCTGCATCTTCCGCTTCATCGCCGGCTTCGGCCTGGGCGGCTGCATTCCGGTGGACTACGCATTGGTCGGCGAATTCACGCCCCGTAAACACCGTGGCCGGGTACTGACGGCGATGGACGCCTGGTGGCCGATCGGCGCAGCCCTGTGCGGCGTGGTGTCCGCGATCCTCATCGCAGCCTTCGGGGACTGGCGCTACCTCATGCTCGTCATGGTCCTTCCGGCACTGCTGGTGTTCTGGGTTCGCCGTTCCGTTCCCGAGTCGCCGCTCTACCTGGTCCAGCGGGGGCGCACCAACGAAGCGAAGGCCGTCATCGACCACCTCATCGAGCGCACCGCCGGGACCGTCCGACGCTGGCGCCTGCCCTCATCGGCAGAAACTCCGCGCCTAACACTCGGTGGCCTGACCGGCCAGTTCGCGGCCCTCTGGCGATACAGCTGGCGGATCACCCTTGCCGCCTGGGGTCTGTTCCTGTCGATCCTGCTGGTTTACTACGGCGCCCTCACCTGGATGCCGCAGATCCTTATCGCGGCCGGCTACCGCCAGTCGGTTGCGTTCCTGACGACGGCGGGAATGACCGGAATCGGTTTCCTCGGCGTGGTTGCCGCTGCCCTGCTGGTCGAGCGGGTGGGCCGCAAGTGGATCCTTGCCGTCTCAGGCCCGGCGTCCGCCGTCGTACTGGTGGTTTTTGCCCTCAGTGTTGACGCTCCAGCGGCGGCCACGGCCTGGCTGTTGATCTTCGGTTTCACCATCCAGGTGGCCATTCCGGTGCTCTACACCTATGTCTCTGAGCTCTACCCGACCGAGCTGCGCGGCTCCGGATTCGGCTGGGCATCCACGATCTCCCGTGTTGGAGCAGGCCTGGTGCCGCTCATCTTCGGGTCCCTGCTGTGGCCCCTGCTGGGACTACCGCTCACCTTCGCTGCCACGGGTGCACTGGTCCTCATCGCGGTGCTGTGGATGGCGTTCAACGCCCCTGAGACCCGCGGGGTAGCGCTGAAGGTTTGA
- the purH gene encoding bifunctional phosphoribosylaminoimidazolecarboxamide formyltransferase/IMP cyclohydrolase, with translation MTLTNLDRVPIRRALISVYDKTGLEELAQGLHSAGVRIVSTGSTAKTIAAAGVPVQQVEEVTGSPEMLDGRVKTLHPRVHGGILADRRVPAHMDTLAEMDIEAFDLVVVNLYPFVETVKSGAAADDVVEQIDIGGPAMVRSAAKNHAAVSIVVDPSFYGSVVRAAAEGGFDLKTRQRLAARAFAHTASYDNAVATWTASQFLDEDGDGVVDWPAYAGLALERSEVLRYGENPHQQAALYVDKAAPMGIAQADQLHGKAMSYNNFVDADAALRAAYDFSEPAVAIIKHANPCGVAVGSASAADPIADAHAKAHACDPVSAFGGVIAANRPVTAAMAQTVKDIFTEVVIAPGFEPEAVEILSQKKNIRLLSLPEGYDRYPTEIRQVSGGVLVQVTDTVNAEGDNPENWTLAAGKAADAETLADLAFAWTACRAAKSNAILLARDGAAVGVGMGQVNRLDSCKLAVERANTLAGEGSERARGAVAASDAFFPFADGLQILIDAGVRAVVQPGGSVRDQEVIDAAEAAGITMYFTGARHFFH, from the coding sequence GTGACCTTGACCAACCTTGACCGAGTTCCCATCCGCCGCGCACTTATTTCGGTCTATGACAAGACCGGCCTGGAGGAACTCGCTCAGGGTCTCCACTCGGCGGGAGTGCGGATCGTGTCGACCGGGTCCACCGCGAAGACCATCGCAGCGGCGGGAGTGCCCGTCCAGCAGGTCGAGGAGGTCACAGGCTCACCGGAGATGCTCGACGGCAGGGTCAAGACACTGCACCCGCGCGTTCACGGCGGAATCCTCGCCGATCGCCGCGTTCCGGCCCACATGGACACGCTCGCCGAAATGGACATCGAGGCGTTCGACCTCGTGGTCGTGAACCTGTACCCGTTCGTGGAGACGGTGAAGTCAGGGGCCGCAGCCGACGACGTCGTCGAGCAGATCGACATCGGCGGCCCGGCGATGGTTCGCTCGGCTGCGAAGAACCATGCCGCGGTCAGCATCGTGGTTGACCCGTCCTTCTACGGCAGCGTTGTGCGCGCCGCGGCGGAGGGCGGTTTCGATCTCAAGACCCGTCAGCGGCTGGCGGCACGCGCATTCGCGCACACGGCGAGCTATGACAATGCAGTGGCCACGTGGACGGCGTCGCAGTTCCTGGACGAGGATGGCGATGGAGTGGTGGATTGGCCGGCCTATGCCGGCCTGGCGCTGGAGCGTTCCGAGGTGCTGCGCTACGGCGAGAACCCCCATCAGCAGGCCGCCCTGTATGTGGACAAGGCTGCCCCGATGGGTATTGCCCAGGCGGATCAGCTGCACGGCAAGGCAATGAGCTACAACAACTTCGTCGACGCGGACGCCGCGCTGCGCGCCGCCTACGACTTCAGCGAGCCCGCCGTCGCAATCATCAAGCACGCGAACCCGTGTGGAGTAGCCGTCGGTTCGGCGTCGGCTGCGGACCCGATCGCCGACGCACACGCCAAGGCCCACGCCTGCGACCCCGTATCCGCTTTCGGCGGCGTCATCGCGGCCAACCGGCCTGTCACCGCCGCCATGGCCCAGACGGTCAAGGACATTTTCACTGAAGTGGTCATCGCGCCGGGCTTCGAGCCCGAGGCAGTGGAGATCCTGTCCCAGAAGAAGAACATCCGTCTGCTGTCCCTGCCGGAAGGCTACGACCGGTACCCGACCGAGATCCGTCAGGTCTCCGGCGGAGTCCTCGTGCAGGTTACCGACACTGTCAACGCCGAGGGCGACAACCCTGAGAACTGGACGCTCGCCGCCGGGAAGGCTGCCGACGCCGAGACCCTCGCTGACCTCGCTTTCGCCTGGACGGCGTGCCGTGCGGCGAAGTCCAACGCGATCCTGCTCGCCCGCGACGGTGCCGCCGTCGGTGTCGGAATGGGACAGGTGAACCGGCTGGATTCCTGCAAGCTCGCGGTGGAGCGCGCCAACACCCTCGCGGGCGAAGGCAGCGAGCGCGCACGAGGCGCAGTAGCGGCGTCGGACGCGTTCTTCCCGTTCGCTGACGGACTTCAGATCCTGATTGACGCGGGCGTTCGCGCCGTCGTCCAGCCCGGCGGATCCGTGCGCGACCAGGAAGTGATCGATGCGGCCGAGGCCGCCGGCATCACCATGTACTTCACCGGTGCGCGCCACTTCTTCCACTAA